In the Pedobacter cryoconitis genome, TTAGCAGAAGTAAAGCCTTCTGCATAAGTGGCACCGATAGGTTTTCCCATCTCCCTGGCTCTTGCAATTACACTCTCAAAAAATTCTGGTGAAGAAATGTAAGTCGCCGGGCCGTCAAGCTCTGGGTTTTTATTCAGTTCAGGGCTATGGAATTGAGTTTTGAAAGCTTTGATAGAATTGATTTTCGTTTCAATATAAGGCGTAATGTCTATAATTACATCTGGCTTGATATAGGTATCCTGAATGTATTGAAGGAACAACCGTGGTCTCCATGCCTGTTGCGCTACACCGTTGTCTATAGTCTCCACTTTGGGCAGGCCAGACAGGAAACAAGAATCGCTCGCTAAAGAGGCAGCTCTTCCGTGGTCAGGATGACGGTCACGTATCGCATTACCCAAAATGATTTCAGGCTGGTATTTACGGATCATCCGGATTACCTCCAGCTGATGTGCTTCGTCATTTTTGAAAAACCCGTCTTTAAACCTTAAATTTTCACGGGCATGCAAACCTAATATTTTTGCTGAATCCTTCGCTTCCTGATCACGTGTTTCAGCTGTTCCGCGGGTGCCTAACTCCCCCCTGGTAAAATCAACTATTCCTACTTTTTTACCTTGCGCAATATGCTTTAAAATTGTTCCTGAACAGCCTAATTCTGCATCATCAGGATGTACAGCTAATACTAATATATCTAATTTCATTGTTTTGTTTTAGAATTGGTGGGCACTCGCGCACCGTTTTAGAGCAAGCGTTGAATTTTCTTTCTGACCTTGGAAGATAATGGTTTGGTAAACGGGAAAAAGTAATCCACTACTTCGCCGTTCTTATTGATCAGATATTTATGAAAATTCCACCTTGGTGTAGATTTAATGTGACCATTGAGGTCTTTATTACTCAAAAATTTATAGATTGGATTTGCTTGCGAACCCCTGACCATGATTTTTTCAAATACAGGAAATTTAACACCGTAGTTTGCTTCACAAAATTCATAAATCGCAGTTCCTACTAAAGGTTCCTGCCCACCGAAATCATTGGAAGGGAAACCCAGAACTTCAAATTCTTCCTGATTAAACGAATCTCTGAGCTCCTGAAGTTCTTTCAATTGAGGCGCGAATCCACACGCAGAAGCAATATTTACGATCAGAAGCACTTTACCTTTATAATCTGCTAATTCTTTATTTTTTCCATCGATTAGTTTTGCATTAAACTGGTAAATACTTTGAGGGTTTTCTTCCATGCTTATTGATGATAAAAGCCCGAAGACTGAATAATAGATTCTATATCTCTTTCTTCTTCAGGATTATAAGTGCTTTTTAAATTATGGCCCACTACTCTTGCAACGGACTGGTAAATAAAGGCTTTTACACCTCCTTGTGTTTCTTTGACAATTTCGTAAGTAGTACGGCCGACTTCCCTGTCAATTAACTTGGTCAGAATCTGGCCCTGCGTAATTGTCAGTTCTTTGATCTCTGTATTAAACATTTTTTTGATTTCAGCATCGCAAGCTTTCACGAGCTTTTTATGCGCTTTGCGATCTGTGGTTACCGCAAGGTCGCGCTCCAATTGCTCATACCTTCTCTTTGCAAAAAGGGCATAAGGCATAACTTTTAGTACATTGTAACGGAGCCTGTTAAAGGCGGCACGGTCTGCAGGAGTTTTAAAAATTCTGGCACCATAGATAACTACCTCATTCAGAGGTATCCATGGTATCATTTCACCATCTTCGTTCG is a window encoding:
- the bshB1 gene encoding bacillithiol biosynthesis deacetylase BshB1, which translates into the protein MKLDILVLAVHPDDAELGCSGTILKHIAQGKKVGIVDFTRGELGTRGTAETRDQEAKDSAKILGLHARENLRFKDGFFKNDEAHQLEVIRMIRKYQPEIILGNAIRDRHPDHGRAASLASDSCFLSGLPKVETIDNGVAQQAWRPRLFLQYIQDTYIKPDVIIDITPYIETKINSIKAFKTQFHSPELNKNPELDGPATYISSPEFFESVIARAREMGKPIGATYAEGFTSAKLLGVDNLFELR
- a CDS encoding DUF4294 domain-containing protein — its product is MKFCSLFILLFVIIAVGELKAQESSVPVKFPVRGKNDTIRVASTNEDGEMIPWIPLNEVVIYGARIFKTPADRAAFNRLRYNVLKVMPYALFAKRRYEQLERDLAVTTDRKAHKKLVKACDAEIKKMFNTEIKELTITQGQILTKLIDREVGRTTYEIVKETQGGVKAFIYQSVARVVGHNLKSTYNPEEERDIESIIQSSGFYHQ
- a CDS encoding glutathione peroxidase, which translates into the protein MEENPQSIYQFNAKLIDGKNKELADYKGKVLLIVNIASACGFAPQLKELQELRDSFNQEEFEVLGFPSNDFGGQEPLVGTAIYEFCEANYGVKFPVFEKIMVRGSQANPIYKFLSNKDLNGHIKSTPRWNFHKYLINKNGEVVDYFFPFTKPLSSKVRKKIQRLL